A window of the Amycolatopsis solani genome harbors these coding sequences:
- a CDS encoding tetratricopeptide repeat protein — protein MTDPDPGLSGTRTADRFDVFLCFTRADAEGASAVDRIEEALRADGLRVFRDAGIGAFEPITRELADAIAGSRVLLAHYSRILPTRYACQWELTAAFVAARRHGDPADRVLVINPEPGTEHLAPVELADAKFFTGPVTAEALPELVGRVRRKVERTRVPLGAPSGRTAPPGRRPPPRLVGRYPQLWAVHSALNAAAFPGATAYSRPVAVLRGLPGAGKTALAEQYAYLFHDAFGGGVVRLGPFGHHEPDDFLAQFPLALARAAGDRLGTDVSGLDLDRLRELLADRIDAAGERVLVLVDDVPAGLPPAVLDRLLLPSERVHTLITSRFAQAPWDAVTVDLDGLGPEESLRLFAEFRAPDGDAERAAVLRFAERCGGHPVTVRAAAFAVRHRPGPLTGDVLAALPDTAPQAVHDLLAELGPLARDVVRLGTVLAPVPFPANLACAVLGPVGAPELTAAVDELVTCGFAAQSDGELRLQALVVEVARTEPAPAGLAARAADALLDRLPGDRDFLLQHARALAEHAPGHRVRLLRPVAAAYEAQGDPATAGEVHAVILATGEATSADFTAGARVELACGLYAEALDHARAAGALAGDEAERYAAGLTEAQALDGQGDYAEADRTFWAHHGDALPAAGEERYRAALAVALARRLRGRPREAVALLEPLLAELRDAPPGPVRDELAPATRLEYARSLQLAGRPRRAREVAGDVVAEYHATGRERHARCVEAELVRADAVLALDLRDLRATPADWERSAAELRELERTYAKRYGSENPLTLTAAVFADRALLALGRPQEALAVLAATEQVVLRVLGADHPLRYRIRHGMGLAHAQLREFGRQAELLEDILEPQTRLLGRTHPETIESRLDLGIALALSGRGPRARATELVDGAARDLVGALGAATELSAKAQAAKRVVRLPQPFVSALFTVERLIWPGREKGE, from the coding sequence ATGACGGATCCCGATCCCGGTCTGTCCGGCACCCGCACGGCGGACCGATTCGACGTGTTCCTGTGTTTCACCCGGGCCGACGCCGAGGGCGCGAGCGCGGTCGACCGGATCGAAGAAGCGCTGCGCGCCGACGGGCTTCGCGTGTTCCGCGACGCCGGAATCGGCGCGTTCGAGCCGATCACCCGCGAACTCGCGGACGCGATCGCCGGTTCGCGCGTGCTGCTCGCCCACTATTCGCGCATTCTGCCGACCCGGTACGCGTGCCAGTGGGAATTGACGGCCGCGTTCGTCGCCGCGCGGCGCCACGGCGACCCGGCGGACCGCGTGCTGGTGATCAACCCGGAACCGGGGACCGAGCACCTCGCACCCGTCGAACTCGCGGACGCGAAGTTCTTCACCGGCCCGGTGACCGCCGAGGCGCTGCCGGAGCTGGTCGGCCGGGTGCGGCGGAAGGTCGAGCGCACCCGCGTCCCGCTCGGCGCGCCGTCCGGGCGGACGGCCCCGCCGGGGCGGCGGCCGCCACCGCGGCTCGTCGGCCGCTACCCGCAGCTGTGGGCTGTCCACAGTGCACTGAACGCGGCCGCTTTCCCCGGCGCGACAGCGTATTCGCGGCCGGTCGCCGTGCTGCGCGGCCTGCCGGGGGCCGGCAAGACGGCGCTGGCCGAGCAGTACGCCTACCTGTTCCACGACGCGTTCGGCGGCGGGGTCGTCCGGCTCGGCCCGTTCGGGCACCACGAGCCGGACGACTTCCTCGCCCAGTTCCCGCTCGCCCTCGCCCGCGCCGCGGGGGACCGCCTCGGCACCGACGTGTCCGGGCTGGACCTCGACCGCCTGCGCGAGCTGCTCGCCGACCGGATCGACGCGGCGGGCGAGCGGGTGCTGGTGCTCGTCGACGACGTCCCGGCGGGCCTGCCGCCCGCCGTCCTCGACCGGCTGCTGCTGCCGAGCGAGCGGGTGCACACGCTGATCACCAGCCGGTTCGCGCAAGCGCCGTGGGACGCGGTGACCGTGGACCTCGATGGGCTCGGCCCGGAGGAGAGCCTGCGGCTCTTCGCGGAGTTCCGGGCCCCGGACGGCGACGCCGAACGCGCGGCCGTGCTCCGCTTCGCCGAACGCTGCGGCGGGCACCCGGTCACCGTGCGGGCCGCCGCGTTCGCGGTCCGGCACCGCCCGGGGCCGCTGACCGGCGACGTCCTCGCGGCGCTCCCGGACACCGCGCCGCAGGCGGTCCACGACCTGCTCGCCGAGCTCGGCCCGCTGGCCCGCGACGTCGTCCGGCTGGGCACGGTGCTGGCCCCGGTGCCGTTCCCGGCGAACCTGGCGTGCGCGGTGCTCGGCCCGGTCGGCGCGCCGGAGCTGACCGCGGCCGTGGACGAACTCGTCACGTGCGGGTTCGCCGCGCAGTCCGACGGCGAACTGCGGCTGCAGGCACTGGTCGTCGAGGTGGCCCGCACGGAACCCGCCCCCGCCGGGCTGGCCGCGCGGGCGGCCGACGCGCTGCTCGACCGGCTCCCCGGCGACCGCGACTTCCTGCTCCAGCACGCCCGCGCGCTGGCCGAGCACGCGCCCGGCCACCGGGTCCGGCTGCTCCGCCCGGTGGCCGCGGCGTACGAGGCGCAGGGCGACCCGGCCACGGCGGGCGAGGTGCACGCGGTCATCCTCGCGACCGGCGAAGCCACCTCGGCCGACTTCACCGCGGGGGCCCGCGTCGAGCTCGCCTGCGGGTTGTACGCGGAAGCCCTCGACCACGCGCGGGCCGCGGGGGCGCTGGCCGGCGACGAGGCCGAGCGGTACGCCGCCGGGCTGACCGAAGCGCAGGCGCTCGACGGCCAGGGCGACTACGCCGAAGCCGACCGGACGTTCTGGGCGCACCACGGCGACGCCCTGCCGGCCGCGGGCGAGGAGCGCTACCGGGCCGCGCTCGCCGTGGCGCTCGCCCGGCGGCTGCGCGGGCGGCCACGCGAGGCCGTCGCCCTGCTCGAACCCCTGCTCGCGGAGCTGCGGGACGCGCCGCCGGGCCCGGTCCGCGACGAGCTCGCGCCGGCCACCCGGCTCGAGTACGCGCGGAGCCTCCAGCTGGCCGGGCGGCCCCGACGGGCGCGCGAGGTGGCCGGCGACGTCGTCGCGGAGTACCACGCGACCGGCCGGGAGCGGCACGCCCGCTGCGTCGAGGCCGAGCTCGTGCGTGCCGACGCCGTGCTGGCGCTCGACCTGCGCGACCTGCGCGCCACCCCGGCCGACTGGGAGCGCTCGGCGGCCGAACTGCGGGAGCTGGAGCGGACCTACGCGAAGCGGTACGGCTCCGAGAACCCCCTCACCCTGACCGCGGCGGTGTTCGCCGACCGCGCGCTGCTGGCGCTCGGCCGGCCCCAGGAGGCGCTGGCCGTGCTGGCCGCGACCGAGCAGGTCGTGCTGCGGGTGCTCGGCGCGGACCACCCGCTGCGCTACCGGATCCGGCACGGAATGGGACTGGCGCACGCCCAGCTGCGCGAATTCGGCCGCCAGGCCGAACTGCTCGAGGACATCCTCGAACCGCAGACCCGGCTGCTGGGGCGGACCCACCCGGAGACCATCGAGAGCCGCCTCGACCTGGGGATCGCTCTGGCGCTGAGCGGCCGCGGCCCGCGCGCGCGGGCGACCGAGCTGGTCGACGGCGCCGCGCGCGACCTCGTCGGCGCGCTGGGGGCGGCCACCGAACTGTCGGCCAAGGCACAGGCCGCGAAGCGCGTCGTGCGGCTGCCCCAGCCGTTCGTCTCCGCGCTGTTCACCGTCGAACGGCTGATCTGGCCGGGCCGCGAGAAAGGCGAATGA
- the shbA gene encoding RNA polymerase sigma factor ShbA — translation MISAPAAPEVLDGYSVPADLPRPEGKLGKEELDPVVAAARAGDPEAVQALLRLVKPTVVRYCRARIGGRDLSYLSADDVAQEVCLAVLKVLPGYQDRGGSFLYLVRAIAANKVADAFRSVARDRSKPVPELPDRPLGGNEPESHVLDLDLGARLGKLLALLPPLHQEILSMRIIVGLSANETADALGISPGNVRITQYRALTKLRGMIGERGL, via the coding sequence ATGATCTCGGCGCCGGCGGCGCCGGAGGTACTGGACGGCTATTCGGTGCCGGCGGACTTGCCGCGGCCGGAGGGGAAGCTGGGGAAGGAGGAGCTCGACCCGGTCGTGGCGGCCGCGCGGGCCGGCGACCCCGAGGCCGTGCAGGCGCTGCTGCGGCTGGTCAAGCCCACGGTCGTGCGCTACTGCCGCGCGCGGATCGGCGGTCGGGACCTCTCCTACCTCTCCGCCGACGACGTCGCGCAGGAGGTGTGCCTGGCCGTGCTGAAGGTGCTGCCCGGCTACCAGGACCGCGGGGGCTCGTTCCTGTACCTCGTGCGGGCCATCGCCGCGAACAAGGTCGCCGACGCCTTCCGGTCGGTGGCGCGGGACCGGTCGAAGCCGGTGCCGGAGCTGCCCGACCGGCCGCTCGGCGGGAACGAGCCCGAGAGCCACGTCCTCGACCTCGACCTCGGGGCGCGGCTGGGCAAGCTGCTCGCGCTGCTCCCGCCGCTGCACCAGGAGATCCTCTCGATGCGGATCATCGTGGGGCTGTCGGCGAACGAGACCGCGGACGCGCTGGGCATCTCGCCCGGCAACGTCCGGATCACGCAGTACCGCGCGCTGACCAAGCTGCGCGGGATGATCGGCGAGCGCGGGCTCTGA
- a CDS encoding cupin domain-containing protein: MSDSENFEGRDVGSGISVIRESTDVVGSGPRLHRHPYAETFVIIRGRARFTIGDEQRDGGAGDVLVVPAGTAHKFAVLGPGVYEAVHIHESDHFVTEWLE; encoded by the coding sequence GTGAGCGACAGCGAGAACTTCGAGGGACGCGACGTCGGGTCCGGGATCTCGGTGATCCGCGAAAGCACGGACGTCGTCGGCTCCGGGCCGCGCCTGCACCGGCACCCGTACGCCGAAACGTTCGTGATCATCCGCGGCCGCGCCCGGTTCACCATCGGCGACGAGCAGCGCGACGGCGGCGCCGGGGACGTGCTCGTCGTCCCCGCCGGCACCGCGCACAAGTTCGCTGTACTCGGCCCCGGCGTGTACGAGGCCGTGCACATCCACGAAAGCGACCACTTCGTCACCGAATGGCTGGAGTGA
- a CDS encoding sigma-70 family RNA polymerase sigma factor gives MAISAARATGAPDRLLAAARPLVVRYCRARLGAGQDSDDVVQDVCLAVLKALPARPPERPFPIFVSGIARHHVEAARKAAARRRAEPVAELPDEVDETLDPEHRALQRELGDRMAKLLRILPAKQREILVLRVAVGLSAEETAAVVGSTPGAVRVAQHRALSQLRKAVAG, from the coding sequence ATGGCGATCAGCGCGGCCCGCGCGACGGGAGCCCCGGATCGGTTGCTGGCCGCGGCGAGGCCGCTCGTGGTGCGCTACTGCCGGGCCCGGCTCGGCGCCGGGCAGGACTCCGACGACGTCGTGCAGGACGTCTGCCTCGCGGTGCTGAAGGCGCTGCCCGCGCGGCCGCCGGAGCGGCCCTTCCCGATCTTCGTCTCCGGCATCGCCCGCCACCACGTCGAAGCCGCCCGCAAGGCCGCCGCCCGCCGCCGGGCCGAGCCGGTCGCCGAACTGCCGGACGAGGTCGACGAGACCCTGGATCCCGAGCACCGGGCGCTCCAGCGCGAACTCGGCGATCGGATGGCGAAGCTGCTCCGGATCCTGCCGGCGAAGCAGCGCGAAATCCTGGTGCTGCGCGTGGCCGTCGGCCTGTCCGCGGAGGAGACGGCGGCGGTGGTCGGGTCGACGCCCGGCGCGGTGCGCGTCGCCCAGCACCGGGCGCTGAGCCAGCTGCGAAAAGCCGTGGCGGGCTGA
- a CDS encoding RNA-binding S4 domain-containing protein produces MDRWLWAVRLTKTRPDAAAACRGGHVRVNDKPAKPATTVVPGDEVRLRIAGTTKVLDVVRVIQKRVGAPDAATCYVDRTPKPPPETAIPVARRDRGAGRPTKRERRVLDAFRHQE; encoded by the coding sequence GTGGACCGCTGGCTTTGGGCGGTCCGGCTGACGAAGACCCGACCGGACGCCGCGGCGGCGTGCCGCGGCGGGCACGTGCGCGTCAACGACAAGCCCGCCAAACCCGCGACGACCGTCGTCCCCGGCGACGAAGTGCGCCTGCGCATCGCCGGCACGACGAAGGTCCTCGACGTGGTCCGCGTGATCCAGAAGCGCGTCGGCGCCCCGGACGCGGCGACGTGCTACGTCGACCGCACCCCGAAACCACCCCCGGAGACGGCGATCCCGGTGGCCCGCCGCGACCGCGGCGCGGGCCGGCCGACCAAGAGGGAGCGCCGGGTGCTGGACGCGTTCCGGCACCAGGAGTGA
- a CDS encoding GMC oxidoreductase produces MAGAALAGRAGAATQAKAAIPDGANVSALVIGTGYGGSVAALRLAEAGVDVHMVELGMAWDTPGSDGKIFANTTSPDQRSFWLRTKTKQPLSNFLGFPIDKDIPRYTGILDAEEFSGITVYQGRGVGGGSLVNGGMAVTPKRENFGSILPTVNADEMYNTYYPRANAGLGVATVRPAWFDTTDAYQYARVGRKQAQRSGFPFVFVPDVYDWNYMEQEAAGTVPKSALAGEILYGNNYGKKSLQKTYLPRIAATGRVTISPLHRVTQVVPASGGGYTVTIEQLTTAGAVATTKTVTAAKVFFAAGSVGTSKLLVKLKATGALPNLNGEVGKGWGDNGNVMCGRANHIWDPTGSLQSSIPCGGIDNWNAGGAFAEVAPLPTGIETWASFYLSITKNPNRAQFTWNPTTRAVELNWQTAWKQPSIDMAKTIFDKINATEGTIYRTDLFGVYKIWGDHLTYHPLGGAVLGKATDNYGRLAGYPGLYAIDGSLIPGNTSVNPFVTITALAERNIEKIIATDF; encoded by the coding sequence TTGGCGGGTGCCGCGCTGGCCGGTCGAGCCGGTGCCGCGACCCAGGCCAAGGCCGCCATCCCCGACGGCGCGAACGTCTCCGCGCTGGTGATCGGCACCGGCTACGGCGGCTCGGTCGCCGCGCTCCGGCTCGCGGAGGCCGGGGTCGACGTGCACATGGTCGAGCTGGGCATGGCCTGGGACACGCCCGGCTCGGACGGCAAGATCTTCGCCAACACGACCAGCCCCGACCAGCGCTCGTTCTGGTTGCGCACCAAGACGAAGCAGCCGCTGTCCAACTTCCTCGGGTTCCCCATCGACAAGGACATCCCGCGCTACACCGGGATCCTCGACGCCGAAGAGTTCAGCGGCATCACCGTCTACCAGGGCCGCGGGGTCGGCGGCGGCTCGCTCGTCAACGGCGGCATGGCCGTCACGCCCAAGCGGGAGAACTTCGGCTCGATCCTCCCGACGGTGAACGCGGACGAGATGTACAACACCTACTACCCGCGTGCGAACGCCGGCCTCGGCGTCGCCACCGTCCGCCCGGCCTGGTTCGACACCACCGACGCCTACCAGTACGCCCGCGTGGGCCGGAAACAGGCGCAGCGGTCCGGGTTCCCGTTCGTGTTCGTGCCCGACGTGTACGACTGGAACTACATGGAGCAGGAAGCCGCCGGCACCGTGCCGAAGTCGGCGCTGGCCGGGGAAATCCTGTACGGCAACAACTACGGCAAGAAGTCCCTGCAGAAGACCTACCTCCCGCGGATCGCGGCGACCGGCCGCGTCACCATCTCCCCGCTGCACCGCGTCACACAGGTGGTGCCCGCGTCCGGCGGCGGCTACACGGTGACGATCGAGCAGCTGACCACCGCGGGCGCGGTGGCCACCACCAAGACCGTCACGGCGGCCAAGGTGTTCTTCGCCGCGGGCAGCGTCGGGACGAGCAAGCTGCTGGTGAAGCTGAAGGCGACCGGCGCGCTGCCCAACCTGAACGGCGAGGTCGGCAAGGGCTGGGGCGACAACGGGAACGTGATGTGCGGGCGCGCCAACCACATCTGGGACCCGACCGGGAGCCTCCAGTCGTCCATCCCGTGCGGCGGCATCGACAACTGGAACGCGGGCGGTGCCTTCGCGGAGGTCGCGCCGCTGCCGACCGGGATCGAGACGTGGGCGTCGTTCTACCTGTCGATCACGAAGAACCCGAACCGCGCGCAGTTCACGTGGAACCCCACCACGCGCGCGGTCGAGCTGAACTGGCAGACGGCGTGGAAGCAGCCGTCGATCGACATGGCGAAGACCATCTTCGACAAGATCAACGCGACCGAGGGGACGATCTACCGGACCGACCTCTTCGGCGTGTACAAGATCTGGGGCGACCACTTGACCTACCACCCGCTCGGCGGCGCGGTGCTCGGCAAGGCGACCGACAACTACGGCAGGCTCGCCGGCTACCCGGGCTTGTACGCGATCGACGGTTCCCTGATCCCGGGCAACACCAGCGTCAACCCGTTCGTCACCATCACCGCGCTGGCGGAACGCAACATCGAAAAGATCATCGCCACGGACTTCTGA
- a CDS encoding carboxymuconolactone decarboxylase family protein, whose translation MNIDIPEGKDPIGYVWGEMVPGIGIAASKFSLAVYEHTTLGLREFEAARLRIAQLNGCVFCLDWRTERDGVKVEEEFADAVLEWRTTDRFDERTRLAAEYAERYTVDHHNLDDEFWKRMSACYSQQEIVELSMSLGAWLAFGRLNHVLGLDVACVLPSHRS comes from the coding sequence GTGAACATCGACATCCCCGAAGGCAAGGACCCGATCGGGTACGTGTGGGGCGAAATGGTGCCCGGCATCGGGATCGCCGCGTCGAAGTTCTCGCTGGCGGTGTACGAGCACACCACGCTGGGGCTGCGGGAGTTCGAGGCCGCACGGCTGCGGATCGCCCAGCTCAACGGGTGCGTCTTCTGCCTCGACTGGCGGACCGAGCGCGACGGCGTGAAGGTCGAGGAGGAGTTCGCGGACGCCGTCCTCGAGTGGCGTACGACCGACCGCTTCGACGAGCGCACGCGGCTCGCGGCGGAATACGCCGAGCGGTACACAGTGGACCACCACAACCTGGACGACGAGTTCTGGAAGCGGATGTCCGCGTGCTACAGCCAGCAGGAGATCGTCGAGCTGAGCATGAGCCTCGGCGCGTGGCTGGCATTCGGGCGCCTGAACCACGTCCTGGGTCTCGACGTCGCCTGCGTCCTGCCGTCCCACCGGTCGTGA
- a CDS encoding NAD(P)H-dependent amine dehydrogenase family protein, producing MIATVVWGTGNVGRAAIRAVDAHPALELTAVLVHDPAKVGKDAGALAGVGDLGVAATDDIEAVLGASPRAVVYAASGDVRFDDALADIVRAVGSGAVVVTPALYPLYDQRNAPPELRDPVLAAIKEGGGSLFVSGVDPGWGNDVLPLLISGLGTDVDVIRCQEIFDYSTYEQPDSVRYLVGMGQPMDYDPPMLMTGVPSMVWGGQVRLIARGLGVEVAELRETLQRRPLEETISTRTMGEFEKGTQGAVRFEVQGIVDGEPRIVIEHVTRIHPACAPDWPTPPSGDGAHRVIIEGRPRIEVSVEASDEGENRSAGGNATAVGRLVGAIDWLAEAEPGLYDALDVPLRPAAGKLGRRRS from the coding sequence ATGATCGCCACAGTGGTGTGGGGCACCGGCAACGTCGGCCGGGCAGCCATCCGGGCCGTCGACGCGCACCCGGCGCTGGAACTGACCGCGGTGCTCGTCCACGACCCGGCGAAGGTCGGCAAGGACGCGGGCGCGCTGGCCGGCGTCGGGGATCTCGGCGTCGCCGCGACCGATGACATCGAAGCCGTGCTGGGCGCGAGTCCGCGGGCGGTCGTCTACGCAGCGTCGGGGGACGTCCGGTTCGACGACGCGCTCGCCGACATCGTCCGCGCCGTCGGGTCGGGCGCGGTCGTCGTGACGCCGGCCCTCTACCCGCTCTACGACCAGCGCAACGCGCCGCCCGAACTGCGCGACCCGGTCCTCGCCGCGATCAAGGAGGGCGGCGGTTCGCTGTTCGTTTCCGGCGTCGATCCCGGCTGGGGCAACGACGTGCTGCCGCTGCTGATCAGCGGGCTGGGTACCGATGTCGACGTCATCCGCTGCCAGGAGATCTTCGACTACTCGACCTACGAACAGCCCGACTCCGTCCGGTACCTGGTCGGCATGGGCCAGCCGATGGACTACGACCCGCCGATGCTGATGACCGGCGTGCCGTCGATGGTGTGGGGCGGGCAGGTCCGGCTGATCGCGCGCGGCCTCGGCGTCGAGGTGGCCGAGCTGCGCGAGACGCTGCAGCGGCGTCCGCTCGAGGAGACGATCTCCACGCGGACGATGGGCGAGTTCGAAAAGGGCACGCAGGGCGCGGTGCGGTTCGAAGTCCAGGGCATTGTGGACGGTGAGCCGCGGATCGTCATCGAGCACGTCACGCGCATCCACCCGGCGTGCGCGCCGGACTGGCCGACGCCGCCCAGCGGCGACGGTGCCCACCGCGTGATCATCGAAGGCCGGCCGCGCATCGAGGTCAGCGTCGAAGCCTCCGACGAGGGCGAAAACCGGTCCGCGGGCGGCAATGCCACCGCCGTCGGACGGCTCGTCGGCGCGATCGACTGGCTGGCCGAAGCGGAACCCGGTCTCTACGACGCACTCGACGTCCCGCTGCGCCCGGCAGCCGGCAAGCTCGGAAGGAGGCGCTCGTGA